In Pseudobacter ginsenosidimutans, the following are encoded in one genomic region:
- a CDS encoding M42 family metallopeptidase — translation MAKASKEKSILTDKSLSFLQKYINNASPVGFESSGQRLWLDYIKPYVDTTFTDPYGTAVGVINPKAPFKVVIEAHADEISWFVNYITPEGLLYLKRNGGVDHQIAPAQRVIIHGKKGPVKAVFGWPAIHTRIHNEGKETQPRVDNLFLDCGARSKKEVEDLGIHIGAVVTYQDGFDEIAYDYYIGRAFDNRVGGFMIAEVARLLKENKKNLPFGLYVVNAVQEEIGLRGAEMIARRIKPDVAIITDVTHDTYTPMINKIIEGDVACGKGPSLAYGPAVHNKLLQLVQDVAEKAKIPVQLRTVSRSTGTDTDSFAYANDGCPSVLISIPLRYMHTTVEMLHKRDIEQTIRLMYETVLTLTPKTNLSYL, via the coding sequence ATGGCGAAAGCATCCAAAGAAAAATCCATTCTCACCGATAAGAGCTTATCATTCCTTCAAAAATACATCAACAACGCCTCTCCCGTTGGTTTCGAAAGCAGCGGCCAACGACTCTGGCTGGATTATATCAAACCTTATGTAGACACCACCTTCACAGATCCTTACGGAACAGCTGTTGGCGTGATCAATCCCAAAGCGCCTTTCAAAGTTGTGATCGAAGCACATGCCGACGAGATCAGCTGGTTTGTGAATTATATCACACCCGAAGGACTGCTCTACCTCAAACGCAATGGTGGTGTGGACCACCAGATCGCACCAGCACAACGCGTGATCATTCATGGAAAGAAAGGTCCTGTGAAAGCTGTTTTCGGATGGCCCGCCATTCATACACGCATCCACAATGAAGGCAAGGAAACACAACCGCGGGTAGACAATCTCTTCCTTGATTGCGGAGCAAGGTCTAAAAAAGAAGTGGAAGACCTCGGCATACATATCGGCGCTGTTGTTACCTACCAGGACGGCTTTGATGAGATCGCATATGACTACTATATCGGCCGTGCATTCGATAACCGTGTAGGAGGTTTCATGATCGCTGAAGTGGCCAGGTTACTGAAAGAAAACAAGAAGAACTTACCATTCGGATTATATGTAGTGAATGCAGTACAGGAAGAGATCGGACTGAGAGGCGCAGAAATGATCGCACGCCGCATCAAACCGGATGTTGCCATCATCACAGACGTTACCCACGACACTTATACTCCCATGATCAACAAGATCATTGAAGGAGATGTTGCCTGCGGAAAAGGGCCTTCACTGGCCTATGGACCTGCAGTGCACAACAAACTGCTGCAGCTGGTACAGGATGTAGCCGAAAAAGCAAAGATCCCCGTTCAGTTGCGCACCGTGAGCCGCAGCACCGGAACCGATACAGATTCATTCGCCTATGCCAATGACGGCTGCCCTTCCGTGCTGATCTCCATCCCCCTCCGCTACATGCATACAACCGTTGAGATGTTGCATAAGCGGGACATTGAACAGACCATCCGTTTGATGTATGAGACCGTATTGACATTGACACCGAAAACAAATCTCAGTTACCTGTGA
- a CDS encoding class I SAM-dependent methyltransferase produces the protein MPRETSDRIAGSYKDPSGFVFMAGQLICRQVNQVYATRYDHLMQSGLYEALAAKHWLVPHAEIDENLTHTSEWYKTLRPEPIHFISYAYEWTGSQLRDAGILTLLIMRKAMEHGMILKDATPYNVQFHSGRPLFIDTLSFEWYDESKPWIAYRQFCETFLFPLLLEKYTGIPVHHWLTMHPDGIPATTAASLLPFRSRFNAGVYLHVFLPASVARKGKTSSKGIGFSRTKMLNLLQHLESMLRKTGRLDAGSTWSNYYDETILGQEYLKAKENIFRQLLSSTEADTALDLGANNGYFSRILAESNRQVIATDFDHMCINHLHAQTKKEKIRNILPLVLDIANPSAAGGFNNTERPAFHQRIKTDLVTALALVHHLAISKNIPLPNLAAYFHSIAPQLIIEFPSKEDEKVQLLLANREDIFDEYTEAGFEKSFEIYFDIKQKVRIPGTLRTLYFMKRK, from the coding sequence ATGCCCAGGGAGACATCTGATCGCATAGCCGGTTCCTACAAAGACCCCAGTGGCTTTGTATTCATGGCCGGACAACTGATTTGCCGACAGGTGAACCAGGTCTATGCCACACGCTATGACCACCTCATGCAAAGCGGCCTCTACGAGGCCCTCGCCGCCAAACACTGGCTGGTCCCTCATGCAGAAATCGACGAAAATCTTACTCATACCAGCGAATGGTACAAGACCCTTCGCCCGGAACCGATCCATTTTATCAGCTATGCATATGAATGGACCGGTTCACAACTGCGGGATGCAGGCATCCTAACATTGCTGATCATGCGAAAAGCTATGGAACACGGCATGATCCTTAAAGACGCCACACCTTACAATGTACAATTCCATTCCGGCAGGCCATTGTTCATCGATACCCTGAGCTTTGAATGGTATGATGAATCCAAACCCTGGATCGCTTACAGGCAGTTCTGTGAAACCTTCCTGTTCCCGCTTTTACTGGAAAAATATACAGGCATTCCTGTTCATCATTGGCTGACCATGCACCCTGATGGCATTCCGGCTACTACTGCAGCCTCCCTTCTGCCTTTCAGAAGCCGGTTCAACGCCGGCGTGTACCTGCATGTTTTCCTGCCTGCATCCGTTGCGCGCAAGGGAAAAACATCATCGAAGGGAATTGGTTTCAGCAGAACGAAAATGCTCAACCTCCTCCAGCACCTGGAAAGTATGCTGCGAAAAACCGGCAGACTGGATGCAGGCAGCACCTGGAGCAATTATTATGATGAAACCATTTTAGGGCAGGAATATCTCAAAGCCAAAGAGAATATTTTCCGTCAGCTGCTTTCTTCCACCGAAGCCGATACAGCGCTGGACCTGGGCGCCAATAACGGTTATTTCTCCAGGATCCTGGCCGAAAGCAACAGGCAGGTGATCGCTACCGATTTCGATCATATGTGCATCAATCACCTGCATGCGCAAACGAAAAAAGAAAAGATCAGGAATATCCTTCCCCTGGTGCTGGATATAGCCAATCCCAGTGCAGCAGGCGGATTCAACAATACAGAAAGGCCGGCCTTTCACCAGCGCATCAAAACAGACCTGGTGACTGCCCTTGCCCTGGTCCACCATCTTGCCATCAGTAAAAATATCCCCTTGCCCAACCTCGCGGCCTATTTTCATAGCATCGCACCTCAGCTGATCATCGAATTCCCCTCCAAAGAGGATGAGAAAGTACAGCTCCTGCTTGCTAACCGGGAGGATATTTTCGATGAGTACACAGAAGCAGGATTTGAAAAGTCTTTCGAAATCTATTTCGATATAAAGCAGAAAGTAAGGATACCGGGGACTCTCCGAACGCTCTATTTTATGAAAAGAAAGTAA